A window from Pongo abelii isolate AG06213 chromosome 6, NHGRI_mPonAbe1-v2.0_pri, whole genome shotgun sequence encodes these proteins:
- the PEG10 gene encoding retrotransposon-derived protein PEG10 isoform 1 (protein translation is dependent on -1 ribosomal frameshift; isoform 1 is encoded by transcript variant 1): protein MRNKRVLKTKKRRSGRGGQDPGLHPHRSEATAGRSPPTPTVTLGPDCPPPPPPPPPNNNNNNNNSKHTGHKSACVPNMTERRRDELSEEINNLREKVMKQSEENNNLQSQVQKLTEENTTLREQVEPTPEDEDDDIELRGAAAAAAPPPPIEEECPEDLPEKFDGNPDMLAPFMAQCQIFMEKSTRDFSVDRVRVCFVTSMMTGRAARWASAKLERSHYLMHNYPAFMMEMKHVFEDPQRREVAKRKIRRLRQGMGSVIDYSNAFQMIAQDLDWNEPALIDQYHEGLSDHIQEELSHLEVAKSLSALIGQCIHIERRLARAAAARKPRSPPRALVLPHIASHHQVDPTEPVGGARMRLTQEEKERRRKLNLCLYCGTGGHYADNCPAKASKSSPAGKLPGPAVEGPSATGPEIIRSPQDDASSPHLQVMLQIHLPGRHTLFVRAMIDSGASGNFIDHEYVAQNGIPLRIKDWPILVEAIDGRPIASGPVVHETHDLIVDLGDHREVLSFDVTQSPFFPVVLGVRWLSTHDPNITWSTRSIVFDSEYCRYHCRMYSPIPPSLPPPAPQPPLYYPVDGYRVYQPVRYYYVQNVYTPVDEHVYPDHRLADPHIEMIPGAHSIPSGHVYSLSEPEMAALRDFVARNVKDGLITPTIAPNGAQVLQVKRGWKLQVSYDCRAPNNFTIQNQYPRLSIPNLEDQAHLATYTEFVPQIPGYQTYPTYAAYPTYPVGFAWYPVGRDGQGRSLYVPVMITWNPHWYRQPPVPQYPPPQPPPPPPPPPPPPSYSTL, encoded by the exons aaataagcgggttttgaaaacaaaaaaaagaaggagtgGAAGAGGGGGCCAGGATCCAGGCCTCCATCCCCACAGAAGTGAAGCTACAGCTGGGAGgtctcctcccaccccaaccgTCACCCTGGGTCCCGActgcccacctcctcctcctccccctccccccaacaacaacaacaacaacaacaactccaAGCACACCGGCCATAAGAGTGCGTGTGTCCCCAACATGACCGAACGAAGAAGAGACGAGCTCTCTGAAGAGATCAACAACTTAAGAGAGAAGGTCATGAAGCAGTCGGAGGAGAACAACAACCTGCAGAGCCAGGTGCAGAAGCTCACAGAGGAGAACACCACCCTTCGAGAGCAAGTGGAACCCACCCCTGAGGATGAGGATGATGACATCGAGCTCCGCGGtgctgcagcagctgctgccccACCCCCTCCAATAGAGGAAGAGTGCCCAGAAGACCTCCCAGAGAAGTTCGATGGCAACCCAGACATGCTGGCTCCTTTCATGGCCCAGTGCCAGATCTTCATGGAAAAGAGCACCAGGGATTTCTCAGTTGATCGTGTCCGTGTCTGCTTCGTGACAAGCATGATGACCGGCCGTGCTGCCCGTTGGGCCTCAGCAAAGCTGGAGCGCTCCCACTACCTGATGCACAACTACCCAGCTTTCATGATGGAAATGAAGCATGTCTTTGAAGACCCTCAGAGGCGAGAGGTTGCCAAACGCAAGATTAGACGCCTGCGCCAAGGCATGGGGTCTGTCATCGACTACTCCAATGCTTTCCAGATGATTGCCCAGGACCTGGATTGGAACGAGCCTGCGCTGATTGACCAGTACCACGAGGGCCTCAGCGACCACATTCAGGAGGAGCTCTCCCACCTCGAGGTCGCCAAGTCGCTGTCTGCTCTGATTGGGCAGTGCATTCACATTGAGAGAAGGCTGGCCAGGGCTGCTGCAGCTCGCAAGCCACGCTCGCCACCCCGGGCACTGGTGTTGCCTCACATTGCAAGCCACCACCAGGTAGATCCAACCGAGCCGGTGGGAGGTGCCCGCATGCGCCTGacccaggaagaaaaagaaagacgcAGAAAGCTGAACCTGTGCCTCTACTGTGGAACAGGAGGTCACTACGCTGACAACTGTCCTGCCAAGGCCTCAAAGTCTTCGCCGGCGGGA AAACTCCCCGGCCCCGCTGTAGAGGGACCTTCAGCGACCGGGCCAGAAATAATAAGGTCCCCACAAGATGATGCCTCATCTCCACACTTGCAAGTGATGCTCCAGATTCATCTTCCGGGCAGACACACCCTGTTCGTCCGAGCCATGATCGATTCTGGTGCTTCTGGCAACTTCATTGATCACGAATATGTTGCTCAAAATGGAATTCCTCTAAGAATCAAGGACTGGCCAATACTTGTGGAAGCAATTGACGGGCGCCCCATAGCATCGGGCCCAGTTGTCCACGAAACTCACGACCTGATAGTTGACCTGGGAGATCACCGTGAGGTGCTGTCATTTGATGTGACTCAGTCTCCATTCTTCCCTGTCGTCCTAGGGGTTCGCTGGCTGAGCACACATGATCCCAACATTACATGGAGCACTCGATCTATCGTCTTTGATTCTGAATACTGCCGCTACCACTGCCGGATGTATTCTCCAATACCACCATCGctgccaccaccagcaccacaaCCGCCACTCTATTATCCAGTAGATGGATACAGAGTTTACCAACCAGTGAGGTATTACTATGTCCAGAATGTGTACACTCCAGTAGATGAGCACGTCTACCCAGATCACCGCCTGGCTGACCCTCACATAGAAATGATACCTGGAGCACACAGTATTCCCAGCGGACATGTGTATTCACTGTCCGAACCTGAAATGGCAGCTCTTCGAGATTTTGTGGCAAGAAATGTAAAAGATGGGCTAATTACTCCAACGATTGCACCTAATGGAGCCCAAGTTCTCCAGGTGAAGAGGGGGTGGAAACTGCAAGTTTCTTATGATTGCCGAGCTCCAAACAATTTTACTATCCAGAATCAGTATCCTCGCCTATCTATTCCAAATTTAGAAGACCAAGCACACCTGGCAACGTACACTGAATTCGTACCTCAAATACCTGGATACCAAACATACCCCACATATGCCGCGTACCCGACCTACCCAGTAGGATTCGCCTGGTACCCAGTGGGACGAGACGGACAAGGAAGATCACTATATGTACCTGTGATGATCACTTGGAATCCACACTGGTACCGCCAGCCTCCGGTACCACAGTACCCGCCGCCACAGCCAccgcctccaccaccaccaccgccgccgCCTCCATCTTACAGTACCCTGTAA
- the PEG10 gene encoding retrotransposon-derived protein PEG10 isoform 2 (isoform 2 is encoded by transcript variant 1) has protein sequence MRNKRVLKTKKRRSGRGGQDPGLHPHRSEATAGRSPPTPTVTLGPDCPPPPPPPPPNNNNNNNNSKHTGHKSACVPNMTERRRDELSEEINNLREKVMKQSEENNNLQSQVQKLTEENTTLREQVEPTPEDEDDDIELRGAAAAAAPPPPIEEECPEDLPEKFDGNPDMLAPFMAQCQIFMEKSTRDFSVDRVRVCFVTSMMTGRAARWASAKLERSHYLMHNYPAFMMEMKHVFEDPQRREVAKRKIRRLRQGMGSVIDYSNAFQMIAQDLDWNEPALIDQYHEGLSDHIQEELSHLEVAKSLSALIGQCIHIERRLARAAAARKPRSPPRALVLPHIASHHQVDPTEPVGGARMRLTQEEKERRRKLNLCLYCGTGGHYADNCPAKASKSSPAGNSPAPL, from the coding sequence aaataagcgggttttgaaaacaaaaaaaagaaggagtgGAAGAGGGGGCCAGGATCCAGGCCTCCATCCCCACAGAAGTGAAGCTACAGCTGGGAGgtctcctcccaccccaaccgTCACCCTGGGTCCCGActgcccacctcctcctcctccccctccccccaacaacaacaacaacaacaacaactccaAGCACACCGGCCATAAGAGTGCGTGTGTCCCCAACATGACCGAACGAAGAAGAGACGAGCTCTCTGAAGAGATCAACAACTTAAGAGAGAAGGTCATGAAGCAGTCGGAGGAGAACAACAACCTGCAGAGCCAGGTGCAGAAGCTCACAGAGGAGAACACCACCCTTCGAGAGCAAGTGGAACCCACCCCTGAGGATGAGGATGATGACATCGAGCTCCGCGGtgctgcagcagctgctgccccACCCCCTCCAATAGAGGAAGAGTGCCCAGAAGACCTCCCAGAGAAGTTCGATGGCAACCCAGACATGCTGGCTCCTTTCATGGCCCAGTGCCAGATCTTCATGGAAAAGAGCACCAGGGATTTCTCAGTTGATCGTGTCCGTGTCTGCTTCGTGACAAGCATGATGACCGGCCGTGCTGCCCGTTGGGCCTCAGCAAAGCTGGAGCGCTCCCACTACCTGATGCACAACTACCCAGCTTTCATGATGGAAATGAAGCATGTCTTTGAAGACCCTCAGAGGCGAGAGGTTGCCAAACGCAAGATTAGACGCCTGCGCCAAGGCATGGGGTCTGTCATCGACTACTCCAATGCTTTCCAGATGATTGCCCAGGACCTGGATTGGAACGAGCCTGCGCTGATTGACCAGTACCACGAGGGCCTCAGCGACCACATTCAGGAGGAGCTCTCCCACCTCGAGGTCGCCAAGTCGCTGTCTGCTCTGATTGGGCAGTGCATTCACATTGAGAGAAGGCTGGCCAGGGCTGCTGCAGCTCGCAAGCCACGCTCGCCACCCCGGGCACTGGTGTTGCCTCACATTGCAAGCCACCACCAGGTAGATCCAACCGAGCCGGTGGGAGGTGCCCGCATGCGCCTGacccaggaagaaaaagaaagacgcAGAAAGCTGAACCTGTGCCTCTACTGTGGAACAGGAGGTCACTACGCTGACAACTGTCCTGCCAAGGCCTCAAAGTCTTCGCCGGCGGGAAACTCCCCGGCCCCGCTGTAG